Part of the Bacilli bacterium PM5-9 genome is shown below.
GGAGAAAATACAACAATTGGTCATAATTGTATTATTCATGGTGCTAAGATTGGAAATAATTCAATGATTGGTATGGGATCGACATTGTTAAATGGTTGTGAAATTGGTGAAAATTGTTTAGTTGGGGCTGGTTCATTAGTAACTCAAAATGCTAAATTTGAAGATGGCATGTTAATTGTTGGTCGCCCAGCAAAAGCGATAAGAAAAGTTAGTGAAGATGATTTAAAATATATTAAGGAAAATGGAGAGCATTATTGTGCTTTAGGGCAAGAATATTTAAAAAATAATTATTAGTGAAAAGGGGAAGAAAGATGATATTTAAAAAAGAAGATATTATTAAAAAGACAACTTCTCTTTTTTTAGGTTTTTTAATAATTGCAATTGGAATTTCGATGTGTGCTTTATCAAATATTGGATTAGCACCATGGGATGTTTTAGCAGAGGGACTTTCAAAAACTTTTGATATTCCTTTTGGAAGAGCAGGTATCTATGTTGGAATTGGTGTTATTATTATTTCATTATTTATTAAAGTATATCCTGGTGTTGGAACGATTTTAAATATTGTTTTTATT
Proteins encoded:
- a CDS encoding carbonic anhydrase/acetyltransferase-like protein (isoleucine patch superfamily) (product_source=COG0663; cath_funfam=2.160.10.10; cog=COG0663; pfam=PF14602; smart=SM00722; superfamily=51161), with the translated sequence MKLYKYQDKYPEVASSAYIQDGVRIVGDVVIEDCVSIWFNSTIRGDMSNILLKKGCNIQELTSIHSDAPYDVVVGENTTIGHNCIIHGAKIGNNSMIGMGSTLLNGCEIGENCLVGAGSLVTQNAKFEDGMLIVGRPAKAIRKVSEDDLKYIKENGEHYCALGQEYLKNNY